DNA sequence from the Desulfuromonas sp. TF genome:
GACATAAGGATGATGCAAATGGAAAAATATCTCGCCATGTGATTCTCCCGGAACGAATGAAAAACCTATTACTTCCGCTGAATTCTATCATAAATGGAATTGATTTAGCCAATCATTTCAGCTCGGCAACCGAGTGATTGACACTCTTGAGGCTTTCCTGATATAAACACTTGATTATATCAATCTCTATTTACTGAAAAGAGACATTGAATGCCCGAACTGCCGTTGAAAACGCTGTTCAGCAAAGAGCGGATAGCCGCCGAGGTGAAGCGACTGGGAAAAGAAATCAGTCGCGATTACGTGGGTATGGAAATACTCCTTGTCGGAGTCCTCAATGGTTCATTCATTTTTTTTGCCGACCTGGTGCGCGCCATTTCCGTCCCGATCGTTATAGATTTTGTACGACTGGCAAGCTACGGTTCCGAAACGCGGTCATCCGGCATTGTGGAAATGCGCAAGGATCTGGACCTTCCCGTCAATGGGCGACACGTTCTCGTGGTTGAAGATATCGTGGATAGCGGTTACACTCTGGAATCACTTTACCACCGGCTTTTGCTTCGGGAACCCGCTTCCCTGAAAATCTGCACTCTTATAGATAAGCGAAAACAACGCGAAGTGGAGATCGAAGCGGATTACGTCGGCTTGACGCTGGATGATGGTTTCGTCGTCGGTTATGGCCTGGATTTCGATGAACGTTACCGAAACCTCCCGGATATCTACCTGGTTGAAGGAAACTGACCGGCCAAGGAGAGAAATGCATGGTAATCCAATGCAGCCAGTGCGATACCCGTTTTAAAATCGCGGACGAAAAACTCAAGCCGGGCGGCATCAAGGTTCGCTGTTCCAAATGCCGGCACATCTTCACGGTCATGCCTCCTGAACCGGAAAAAACGACCTCCGCCGGAGAGGACGAAATTGATTTCGGCGCCTTCAACATGGAACCGGTTCCAGAAGAACCGATGACCGCCAGAACCGCTCCGGAACCCGATCTGACGGAAAAGGAAAAGCCGGAAGTCGATTCGACCGAGCCCCCTATTGCGTCGAAATCCACCCGGGAGGCTCCCGCTGAGTTCGATTTTGAGAAGGAGCCACCCACGCAGCAGGGATCGGTGGAGTTCGATTTCGAGGAGAAGACCCCCGCTCAGCAGGGGCCGTCGGAATTCGATTTCGAGGAGGAGCCCCCTTCGCAGCAGAGTCCGGTGGAGTTCGACTTCGAAGAGGAGNNNNNNNNNNNNNNNNNNNNNNNNNNNNNNNNNNNNNNNNNNNNNNNNNNNNNNNNNNNNNNNNNNNNNNNNNNNNNNNNNNNNNNNNNNNNNNNNNNNNTTCGACTTCGAAGAGGAGGCCACTGCTCAGCAGGGTCCAGTCGAATTCGAATTGAAGGAGGACTCCACCGAGGAGCCGGGTTCGACAGAGTTCGACCTGGAGGAGGAGCCCTCCCTGGAACAGAGGATGGAATTCGGCTTTGAAGATGAAGATACAGACGGTTCCGCGGAATTCTCATTCGAGGAGACGGATCCGTTTTCCGACGGGGAGGCTAAAGAGACCGCTGAGGCGGAAAAAGGCGCCGGAGCACCCGAGGACTTTGTTTTTGGCGATAAGACGGACGAAAGCTCCGAAATTGATGATTTCGATCTCAGCAGGATGAGTTTCGGTGACGAAGAACCTGCGGCGCCCCAGAACGTAGATGTCAGCAGCTTCCCCATGGAGGAGGCACCGGAAATCGATGAGAAGAAGGTTGTTCCGGCCCAGTCGAAAAAGAGTAGAGAACCCGCCGGAGGAGCAGAATGGGCCTCCACCCCTGCGGCTATCCCGCGCCGCAAGAGTCCTTTTAAAGGGGTACTGGTATTCGTGCTGGTTCTGCTGCTGGCCCTTTGCGGCGTCGCCGGCTATTTCTTCTGGCAGCGCGGCAATCTGGACATTGTAAAAATCGTCGAGCAGCTTACCGGGCAGGGAACTCCGGCAGCCGTCGCGGGGCAGATTCGCCTGAGCGAACTTTCAAGTTCCTTCGTCACCAACCGGGAAGCAGGTCAATTATTTGTCATACAGGGAAAAGCGACGAATGATTATTCTGAAGCCCGTTCGGCCATTGCCGTAAAAGGCATCCTCTATGACAAAAATGGCCGGGCCCTGTTGCAGCAAACCGTCTTTTGCGGCAATTCCCTGGATGTTGAAGTCCTTCGCAACATGCCCTTCGCCAAAATCGAGGAGAGCATGAACAACCAGTTCGGCGATTCGCTGTCGAACCTCAATATAGGTCCCGGCAAATCCATACCTTTCACCATTGTATTCAAGAATCTGCCGGCGGGTCTTGCAGAATATACTGTCGAGGCGGTAGACTCAAAGCCGGGGTCCAAACCTTGATGGCGTAGCCGTCCTCTGAGTGTGTTGATCGAACGAAAAAAGCCGCATTCAATGCGGCTTTTTTATTCATCGCCCCTCGGGGGGAAAACAGGCTATTTTTTATCCTGCTCCTCCTTGTCTTCCTCTTTCGGCGTGACGTCAATCTCGTCAGGCTCCTGAGTGGCCTTTTTAAAGCTTCGCAATCCCTTGCCCAAAGCTCCCCCGATCTCTGGTAGTTTGCCGGCGCCGAAAATGACGAGAACCAGAATCAGTATGATGATCAGTTCCGTCGTACCGAGTCCGAACATTAACAACCTCCTGCTCCCGGCGGGGAACGGTCTATAGAAGCTCTACGTATGTGAAAAGGCGGGGGCGGCTCAGGTCCGCCCCCCCGAGAAATCACCCTGGGGAGATCGCATCCACCGGGCATGAGTCAATACAGGCGCCGCAGTCTATGCAGGTGTCTGCATCGATTTGGCGGGCATCACCCACCTCGCTGATGGCGTCTACAGGGCAGGTCGGATCACAGGCGCCACAATTGATGCAGGCCTCACTGATCGAATGAGCCAAAGGAATCACCTCCTTCGTTAAAAAATTAAGTGCTGATCAAGTGTATATACACCACTTTCACAGTTCCTGTCCACCCCAAACACCTTTGCCGGAAGACAAATTTCTTGCATTTCCCATGCTCTTCCTATAGTCTTTTGAAACATTTTTACCATGGATGAATTTGCCTTAGGCGTGCCGTTGGGGACTGCATGGCAAAGGGCGACGGAATGCAGATCGGATTCAAATAACGTCGTTATACTGATGGATGTCCATGACATCTGATTCAGATAGCTTGGGAGGAGGTAGTCTTAAATGGT
Encoded proteins:
- a CDS encoding twin-arginine translocase TatA/TatE family subunit, which codes for MFGLGTTELIIILILVLVIFGAGKLPEIGGALGKGLRSFKKATQEPDEIDVTPKEEDKEEQDKK
- a CDS encoding DUF3426 domain-containing protein, with product FDFEEEATAQQGPVEFELKEDSTEEPGSTEFDLEEEPSLEQRMEFGFEDEDTDGSAEFSFEETDPFSDGEAKETAEAEKGAGAPEDFVFGDKTDESSEIDDFDLSRMSFGDEEPAAPQNVDVSSFPMEEAPEIDEKKVVPAQSKKSREPAGGAEWASTPAAIPRRKSPFKGVLVFVLVLLLALCGVAGYFFWQRGNLDIVKIVEQLTGQGTPAAVAGQIRLSELSSSFVTNREAGQLFVIQGKATNDYSEARSAIAVKGILYDKNGRALLQQTVFCGNSLDVEVLRNMPFAKIEESMNNQFGDSLSNLNIGPGKSIPFTIVFKNLPAGLAEYTVEAVDSKPGSKP
- the hpt gene encoding hypoxanthine phosphoribosyltransferase; amino-acid sequence: MPELPLKTLFSKERIAAEVKRLGKEISRDYVGMEILLVGVLNGSFIFFADLVRAISVPIVIDFVRLASYGSETRSSGIVEMRKDLDLPVNGRHVLVVEDIVDSGYTLESLYHRLLLREPASLKICTLIDKRKQREVEIEADYVGLTLDDGFVVGYGLDFDERYRNLPDIYLVEGN
- a CDS encoding zinc-ribbon domain-containing protein: MVIQCSQCDTRFKIADEKLKPGGIKVRCSKCRHIFTVMPPEPEKTTSAGEDEIDFGAFNMEPVPEEPMTARTAPEPDLTEKEKPEVDSTEPPIASKSTREAPAEFDFEKEPPTQQGSVEFDFEEKTPAQQGPSEFDFEEEPPSQQSPVEFDFEEE
- a CDS encoding DUF362 domain-containing protein, producing the protein MAHSISEACINCGACDPTCPVDAISEVGDARQIDADTCIDCGACIDSCPVDAISPG